The bacterium genome window below encodes:
- a CDS encoding zf-HC2 domain-containing protein produces the protein MNHHRAGRLLSAYIDSELTAAEMRAVHAHLLDCAVCREAYENLRAARELLGGLPAAEPPDECWAAIRNPATRGASAGFEGTAWLRAVRAVLEHFAPRGITVRRPAWALAAVLIVMALAAIPLVKGTVDRLHATEIGVDLYVHDHAMQMGTAPLVDRAYVGLVAGDAELVLAGETPRPVGDGVR, from the coding sequence GTGAACCACCATCGCGCGGGACGCCTGCTGTCGGCCTATATCGATTCCGAGTTGACGGCCGCGGAGATGCGGGCGGTGCATGCGCATCTGCTCGACTGCGCCGTCTGCCGCGAGGCCTACGAGAACCTGCGCGCCGCCCGGGAGCTGCTCGGCGGGCTGCCCGCGGCCGAGCCGCCCGACGAGTGCTGGGCGGCGATCCGGAACCCCGCGACGCGCGGGGCATCCGCCGGCTTCGAAGGGACCGCCTGGCTGCGCGCCGTGCGGGCGGTCCTCGAACACTTCGCGCCTCGCGGCATCACGGTGCGCCGGCCCGCCTGGGCGCTCGCCGCGGTCCTCATCGTGATGGCGCTGGCGGCGATCCCGCTCGTCAAGGGCACGGTGGACCGCCTGCACGCGACCGAGATCGGCGTCGATCTGTACGTGCACGATCATGCGATGCAGATGGGCACGGCGCCGCTGGTCGACCGCGCGTACGTCGGACTGGTCGCCGGCGACGCGGAGCTCGTGCTCGCGGGTGAGACGCCGCGTCCGGTCGGGGACGGCGTCCGATGA
- a CDS encoding DUF5666 domain-containing protein gives MAAVLACAIAAAAPSTFVGVPRARGAAAVPAALPRGWARVSLAGTLVSASPATGLMSVAAVAPSKAEVFEGGSAWRTLSLYGKHFVRVLPQSVMTDSASRPIGWEALRGGDHIEIWGVMNPGEEIMALAMVFSTPQGAKPAVPAGPAGHVAGVVTGRSGSTIDVVTDAGTRHAVLLTAATQVRAEGPAAASSVSPFDVVQVDGAVNSDGSVVASHVTVQFVSSQGAQVSGPIEAVRRDVGGLLVGGTMVCTSAQTYFVQGASRLWIAQIAAGRPVTVYGLPILAGKTLVGLAARVVAVR, from the coding sequence ATGGCGGCCGTACTCGCCTGCGCGATCGCCGCCGCGGCGCCCTCGACGTTCGTCGGCGTGCCGCGGGCGCGCGGCGCGGCCGCGGTCCCCGCTGCGCTCCCCCGGGGGTGGGCGCGGGTCAGTCTCGCCGGGACGCTCGTCTCGGCGTCACCGGCCACCGGGCTCATGTCGGTCGCGGCGGTCGCGCCGAGCAAAGCCGAAGTGTTCGAAGGCGGCTCCGCCTGGCGGACGCTTTCCCTGTACGGCAAGCACTTCGTTCGCGTGCTGCCGCAGTCGGTGATGACCGACAGCGCGTCGAGGCCGATCGGGTGGGAGGCGCTCAGGGGCGGCGATCACATCGAGATCTGGGGCGTGATGAACCCGGGCGAGGAGATCATGGCGCTCGCCATGGTGTTCTCGACGCCCCAGGGGGCGAAACCCGCCGTGCCGGCCGGCCCCGCCGGTCACGTCGCGGGCGTGGTGACAGGCCGTTCGGGCTCGACGATCGATGTCGTGACCGATGCCGGAACGCGGCACGCCGTCTTGCTGACCGCGGCCACGCAGGTGCGGGCGGAAGGCCCCGCCGCGGCGTCGTCTGTGTCCCCGTTTGACGTGGTGCAGGTCGACGGGGCCGTGAATTCGGACGGCAGCGTCGTGGCCTCGCATGTGACCGTCCAGTTCGTCTCGTCGCAGGGCGCGCAGGTCTCGGGACCGATCGAGGCGGTGCGCCGCGACGTCGGCGGCCTCCTCGTCGGCGGGACCATGGTGTGCACATCCGCGCAGACGTACTTCGTCCAGGGCGCATCACGACTGTGGATCGCTCAGATCGCGGCGGGGCGTCCCGTTACCGTCTACGGCCTTCCGATTCTTGCCGGCAAGACACTCGTCGGGCTCGCCGCCCGCGTCGTCGCGGTTCGGTAG
- a CDS encoding sigma-E factor regulatory protein RseB domain-containing protein gives MTRFVPKAMTAGLVLLIAGAALGAPLTPPSPSVSAAPAAPRAILKMALDAPRLIDYEGTKIITALRNGRMETVTVAESHKRPNLLRLEYLSPEDVAGRLIIDDGTTARHYEPALNMLFEDRSIQDAGGPAALTLLTRNYDILLLGTDEVIGRQAYVLSLTPHGAGVQRQLWVDRLTGTVLRSEDRDASRGLVLATYFSRISFSLNLPAAYFRYRPPAGARTVSLQTLAGGTLNPAELQAQVGFPVLVPPALPEGYTFRGGAVSRFGSLTSAYLRYSDGGNIISFFEAPAGSIGWPTAGQPVRVQSQPGRFIDLGYFRVLIWEQHGLRITAVGTAPSDTLMLVAGQLVAGREQALVTDVSRRTAADPETVRRLRGEGLTFPEIARTFAIAHALGTSVDTTVRFVHGSLSVTDLAAQLGMRPDALRAAVRRAVDTASMTPTLPATAPSAVPAGLTPP, from the coding sequence ATGACGCGGTTCGTCCCGAAGGCGATGACCGCCGGGCTCGTGCTGCTGATCGCCGGCGCCGCGCTCGGCGCGCCGCTCACGCCGCCCTCGCCGTCCGTCTCCGCCGCGCCCGCGGCCCCGCGGGCGATCCTCAAGATGGCGCTCGACGCGCCCCGCCTGATCGACTACGAAGGCACGAAGATCATCACGGCGCTGCGCAACGGCCGGATGGAGACGGTCACCGTCGCGGAGTCGCACAAGCGGCCGAACCTGCTGCGGCTCGAATACCTCTCGCCGGAGGACGTGGCCGGCCGGCTGATCATCGACGACGGCACGACCGCGCGGCACTACGAGCCGGCCCTCAACATGCTCTTCGAAGACCGCAGCATCCAGGACGCCGGCGGGCCGGCCGCGCTCACGCTGCTGACGCGGAACTACGACATCCTCCTGCTCGGCACCGACGAGGTGATCGGGCGGCAGGCCTACGTGTTGTCGCTCACGCCGCACGGCGCCGGGGTGCAGCGCCAGCTCTGGGTCGACCGGTTGACCGGGACGGTGCTGCGCTCCGAGGATCGCGACGCGTCGCGGGGTCTCGTGCTCGCGACGTACTTTTCCAGGATCAGCTTCAGCCTGAACCTCCCGGCGGCGTACTTCCGGTACCGGCCGCCGGCCGGGGCGCGCACCGTCTCGCTGCAGACGCTGGCGGGCGGCACCCTGAACCCGGCGGAGCTGCAGGCGCAGGTGGGCTTCCCCGTGCTCGTCCCGCCGGCGCTGCCGGAGGGCTACACGTTCCGGGGCGGCGCGGTCAGCCGGTTCGGCAGCCTCACCTCGGCGTACCTGCGCTACAGCGACGGAGGGAACATCATCTCGTTCTTCGAGGCGCCCGCCGGGTCGATCGGGTGGCCCACCGCCGGGCAGCCGGTGCGCGTGCAGTCGCAACCGGGGCGCTTCATCGACCTCGGTTACTTCCGCGTCCTCATCTGGGAGCAGCACGGCCTCCGGATCACCGCGGTCGGCACCGCGCCGTCGGATACGCTGATGCTGGTCGCCGGGCAGCTGGTCGCCGGCCGCGAGCAGGCCCTCGTGACGGACGTGTCGCGGCGGACCGCGGCCGATCCCGAGACGGTACGGCGCCTCCGCGGTGAGGGCCTGACGTTTCCCGAGATCGCGCGCACGTTCGCGATCGCGCACGCGCTCGGGACGAGCGTCGATACCACGGTGCGCTTCGTTCACGGGAGCCTCTCGGTCACCGACCTCGCGGCGCAGCTGGGTATGCGGCCGGACGCACTCCGCGCCGCGGTCCGGCGCGCGGTGGACACCGCGTCGATGACGCCGACGCTCCCGGCGACCGCCCCCTCCGCCGTCCCCGCGGGCCTCACCCCGCCCTAA
- a CDS encoding CopG family transcriptional regulator produces MKSRTLIYLDPADLEVLRSEARSQGISLAELMRRLVREHVKDSSPGEKPGTDAFMKLVGLGSSDRADISERHDAYIAEALKREHSR; encoded by the coding sequence ATGAAGTCACGTACTCTCATTTACCTCGATCCAGCCGACTTGGAGGTACTGAGGTCCGAAGCGAGAAGCCAAGGCATCTCGCTTGCCGAGTTAATGCGCCGTCTAGTGCGTGAGCACGTCAAAGATAGCAGCCCGGGCGAGAAGCCCGGCACCGACGCCTTCATGAAGCTCGTGGGCCTTGGCTCAAGCGACCGCGCGGACATTTCTGAGCGCCACGATGCTTATATTGCCGAGGCGTTGAAGCGTGAGCATTCTCGTTGA
- a CDS encoding PIN domain-containing protein, producing the protein MSILVDTGAWYALADTADRHHLEARRFYTQRIPRDTLVTTDLIIAETWSLLHAHLGRRQALEFWGALRDTQIAILNALAVDVEAAWRIIQAFPDQTFSFVDCATFAIMERVGIRDAFAFDSHFLVYRYGPDRQRALRRCP; encoded by the coding sequence GTGAGCATTCTCGTTGACACGGGTGCGTGGTACGCGCTTGCCGACACCGCCGACCGTCACCATTTGGAAGCTCGGCGTTTCTACACGCAACGAATCCCTCGCGACACGCTCGTCACGACCGATCTAATCATTGCGGAGACCTGGAGTCTGCTCCACGCGCACCTCGGGCGAAGACAGGCCCTGGAATTTTGGGGCGCCCTGCGCGATACCCAAATAGCCATCCTCAACGCGCTTGCCGTTGACGTCGAGGCGGCGTGGCGAATTATCCAGGCGTTTCCCGATCAAACCTTTAGTTTTGTCGACTGCGCAACGTTTGCCATTATGGAACGCGTCGGTATTCGTGATGCCTTCGCATTCGATTCGCATTTTCTCGTTTATCGCTACGGTCCCGATCGACAGAGGGCGCTTCGGCGGTGCCCTTAG
- a CDS encoding MazG nucleotide pyrophosphohydrolase domain-containing protein, with protein MDLGVLQAQIESTFSDRDRARGVDGTFRRLVEEIGEVAKAIRGGDRAALASELSDVLAWTLSVAVLCGVDLDRAAARYAAGCPRCGASPCRCPMDATPDRRPSL; from the coding sequence GTGGACCTCGGCGTTCTGCAGGCTCAGATCGAATCCACCTTCAGCGATCGGGACCGCGCACGAGGCGTCGACGGAACGTTTCGCCGTCTCGTCGAGGAGATCGGTGAAGTCGCGAAGGCGATTCGCGGTGGCGACCGCGCCGCGCTCGCTTCCGAGCTCTCCGACGTGCTGGCCTGGACCCTCAGCGTGGCGGTCCTCTGCGGCGTCGATCTCGACCGGGCGGCCGCACGCTACGCGGCCGGCTGTCCCCGGTGCGGAGCGTCACCGTGCCGGTGTCCGATGGACGCTACTCCGGACCGGCGGCCGTCGCTCTAA
- a CDS encoding sigma-70 family RNA polymerase sigma factor: MTSETAAAVAIMAPPPEAVKAPAYTAEELARYDGIVQRYARHVYNIAYRMTGNEADARDLSQEAFLRVYRALRRVQPGAPLESWLYRIVSNLYIDLLRRRPKARVESLDAPIDTPRGELTREFPDAAANPEAVFERGHIDGAIQQALAVLSPDLRMVVVLSDIEGFAYEEIAAMLRVPLGTVKSRLHRARQVLQVRLRPYVEARRRGWQP; encoded by the coding sequence GTGACCAGCGAAACCGCCGCCGCCGTGGCGATTATGGCCCCGCCGCCTGAGGCCGTGAAGGCGCCCGCCTACACGGCGGAGGAGCTCGCCCGCTACGACGGGATCGTCCAGCGCTATGCGCGGCATGTCTACAACATCGCGTACCGGATGACCGGCAACGAGGCCGACGCCCGCGATCTCTCACAGGAGGCCTTCCTCCGTGTGTACCGCGCGCTGCGGCGTGTGCAGCCGGGCGCCCCGCTCGAGAGCTGGCTGTACCGCATCGTCAGCAATCTATACATCGACCTGCTGCGCCGGCGTCCGAAGGCCCGGGTCGAGTCGCTCGACGCGCCGATCGACACGCCGCGCGGCGAGCTGACCCGCGAGTTTCCCGACGCCGCCGCCAACCCCGAGGCCGTCTTCGAGCGGGGGCACATCGACGGGGCGATCCAGCAGGCGCTCGCCGTGCTGAGCCCCGACCTTCGCATGGTCGTCGTCCTCAGCGACATCGAAGGCTTCGCCTACGAAGAGATCGCGGCGATGCTGCGCGTGCCGCTCGGCACCGTGAAGTCGCGGCTGCACCGCGCGCGGCAGGTGCTTCAAGTGCGCCTGCGCCCGTACGTCGAGGCGCGCCGGCGGGGGTGGCAGCCGTGA